From a single Gemmatimonadota bacterium genomic region:
- a CDS encoding response regulator → MTHRILVVDDEPDITALVAYHLAKAGYRVSTAANGTDALKTATEQRPDVVVLDLMLPGLSGLDVLQALRKQEDTRDVGVIMLTARREEADRIRGLALGADDYLTKPFSPNELTLRVAAIIRRLAAPSTTSGSQLVAGSITVDRSAHRVTVDGQELLLTATEYKLLLTLLERRGRVQTRPQLLETVWDAQPDIQTRTVDMHVQRLRTKLGEAGDQIETVRGFGYRFKSAEKAARIR, encoded by the coding sequence ATGACCCATCGGATCTTGGTGGTAGACGACGAACCCGACATCACGGCCCTGGTAGCGTATCACTTAGCCAAGGCCGGCTATCGGGTTTCGACCGCGGCAAACGGCACCGATGCCCTGAAGACAGCCACGGAGCAGCGGCCCGACGTGGTGGTTCTCGACCTGATGTTGCCCGGCCTCTCGGGGCTCGACGTGCTGCAGGCGCTTCGGAAGCAGGAGGACACCCGGGACGTGGGCGTGATCATGTTGACCGCCCGACGCGAGGAGGCCGACCGGATTCGGGGCCTGGCGCTCGGCGCCGACGACTACCTTACCAAGCCGTTTTCCCCGAACGAGTTGACCCTTCGGGTGGCCGCGATCATCCGGCGGCTGGCGGCGCCGTCGACCACGAGCGGCTCTCAATTGGTAGCGGGGTCGATCACGGTCGACCGGTCGGCCCATCGAGTGACGGTCGACGGCCAGGAGTTGCTGCTGACGGCGACCGAGTACAAGCTCTTGTTGACGTTGTTGGAGCGCCGCGGCCGGGTGCAGACCCGCCCGCAGCTTCTCGAAACGGTGTGGGACGCCCAGCCCGACATCCAGACCCGAACGGTGGACATGCACGTGCAACGGCTCCGAACCAAACTCGGCGAAGCCGGTGACCAGATCGAGACCGTCCGAGGGTTCGGCTACCGCTTCAAATCCGCGGAGAAAGCGGCCCGGATCCGGTGA